Proteins from one Oryza sativa Japonica Group chromosome 12, ASM3414082v1 genomic window:
- the LOC4351963 gene encoding senescence-specific cysteine protease SAG39: MAARHERWMAQHGRVYKDAAEKARRLEVFKANVAFIESFNAGGKNRYWLGVNQFADLTSEEFKATMTNSKGFSTPNNGVRVSTGFKYENVSADALPASVDWRTKGAVTRIKDQGQCGCCWAFSAVAAMEGFVKLSTGKLISLSEQELVDCDVDGNDQGCEGGEIDGAFQFILSNGGLTAEANYPYTAEDGRCKTTAAADVAASIRGYEDVPANDEPSLMKAVAGQPVSVAVDASKFQFYGGGVMAGECGTSLDHGVTVIGYGAASDGTKYWLVKNSWGTTWGEAGYLRMEKDIDDKRGMCGLAMQPSYPTE; the protein is encoded by the exons ATGGCGGCGAGGCACGAGAGGTGGATGGCGCAGCACGGCCGTGTGTACAAGGACGCCGCGGAGAAGGCGCGGCGGCTCGAGGTGTTCAAGGCCAACGTCGCGTTCATCGAGTCGTTCAACGCCGGTGGCAAGAACAGGTACTGGCTCGGCGTCAACCAGTTCGCCGATCTCACCAGCGAGGAGTTCAAGGCGACCATGACCAACAGCAAGGGGTTCAGTACTCCTAATAATGGTGTTAGGGTATCAACTGGGTTCAAGTATGAGAATGTTAGTGCCGATGCTTTGCCTGCGTCCGTGGACTGGAGGACCAAAGGTGCCGTCACTCGCATCAAGGACCAAGGCCAATGTG GTTGCTGCTGGGCGTTCTCGGCCGTGGCAGCGATGGAGGGCTTCGTCAAGCTGAGCACCGGCAAGCTCATCTCGCTGTCGGAGCAGGAGCTGGTCGACTGCGACGTCGACGGCAACGACCAGGGCTGCGAGGGCGGCGAGATTGACGGCGCGTTCCAGTTCATCCTCAGCAACGGCGGCCTCACAGCCGAGGCAAACTACCCGTACACGGCGGAGGACGGCCGGTGCaagaccacggcggcggcggacgtcgCCGCGTCCATCAGGGGCTACGAGGACGTGCCGGCCAACGACGAGCCCAGCCTCATGAAGGCCGTCGCCGGCCAGCCGGTGTCGGTGGCCGTCGACGCGTCCAAGTTCCAGttctacggcggcggcgtgatggCCGGCGAATGCGGCACCAGCCTAGACCACGGCGTCACCGTGATCGGCTATGGCGCGGCGAGCGATGGCACCAAGTATTGGCTGGTGAAGAACTCGTGGGGCACGACGTGGGGCGAGGCCGGGTACCTGAGGATGGAGAAGGACATTGATGACAAGAGGGGTATGTGTGGCCTTGCCATGCAGCCTTCCTACCCTACTGAGTAG